A single region of the Vicia villosa cultivar HV-30 ecotype Madison, WI linkage group LG4, Vvil1.0, whole genome shotgun sequence genome encodes:
- the LOC131596640 gene encoding protein ACCUMULATION AND REPLICATION OF CHLOROPLASTS 6, chloroplastic, translating to MDAAVVTGVAIGVGLSTPRRLTRFSKKPNRLHSSVFSATSKWAERLISDFQFLGDTSSSSSSSATAVTPTSSFPPQLDSPPIERHVLLPLDLYKILGAETHFLGDGIRRAYEAKFSKLPQYAFSNEALISRRQILQAACETLADPASRREYNQSIVDNVDDSSFLTEIPFDKVPGALCVLQEAGEMELVLRIGGDLLRERLPKTFKQDVVLAMALAYVDISRDAMALSPADFIVACEMLERALKLLQEEGASNLAPDLQTQIDETLEEITPRCVLELLALPLDDEHRARREEGLQGVRNILWTVGGGGAAAIAGSFTREDFMNEAFLHMKAAEQVELFVGTPSNIPAESFEAYGVALALVAQAFVGKKPHLIQDADNLFNQLQQTKVTNIRNAPSLYTPMEMEKREVDFALERGLCALLVGELDQCRSWLGLDSDSSPYRNPSIIDFIMENAKGDDEDSDLPGLCKLLETWLMEVVFPRFRDTKDTSFKLGDYYDDPTVLSYLEKLEGADRSPLAAAAAVAKIGAEATAVIGQIQASAIKALKRVFPVSPNDKILTHLENGEKNNSSLSENDDPLTFSNQDTSVDVEVSGIKNTAEINDGNFITDEIKNASVSIMCAGVVIGLITLAGLKFLPARPILQKVPGSAIASDTINIGDEELVEQLPKMNARVAEAIVRKWQHIKSQAFGPDHCLVSLQEVLDGEMLKIWTDRAAEIAELGWSYDYNLEDLNIDSVTISQNGQRAVVETTLKESTHLTAVGHPQHDASNSRIYTTRYEMSFSGSGWKIVEGAVLES from the exons ATGGATGCTGCGGTGGTCACCGGCGTTGCCATCGGTGTCGGGCTATCAACTCCTCGCCGTCTCACACGTTTCTCCAAAAAACCTAACCGCCTCCACTCATCCGTCTTCTCCGCCACCAGCAAATGGGCGGAACGACTCATTTCCGATTTCCAGTTCCTCGGCGACACATCTTCGTCATCTTCCTCCTCCGCCACCGCCGTTACTCCGACTTCTTCTTTCCCTCCTCAACTCGACTCTCCTCCCATTGAACGCCACGTGTTACTCCCTCTCGACCTGTACAAAATTCTCGGCGCAGAAACGCATTTTCTCGGTGATGGCATTCGGAGGGCTTACGAAGCGAAATTCTCGAAGCTGCCTCAGTATGCTTTCAGCAACGAAGCTTTGATTAGCCGTCGCCAGATTCTTCAAGCGGCTTGCGAAACCCTAGCTGATCCTGCTTCCAGACGAGAGTACAATCAAAGCATCGTTGATAATGTTGATGATTCTTCATTTCTCACTGAAATCCCTTTTGACAAA GTTCCTGGAGCTCTTTGTGTGTTGCAGGAAGCTGGAGAGATGGAGTTGGTGCTTAGGATTGGTGGGGATTTGCTAAGAGAGAGGTTGCCGAAGACGTTTAAGCAAGATGTTGTGTTGGCTATGGCGCTTGCTTATGTTGACATTTCAAGGGATGCTATGGCtttgtctccagcagatttcATTGTCGCTTGTGAGATGCTCGAGAGGGCATTGAAGCTTTTGCAG GAAGAAGGGGCAAGCAACCTAGCTCCAGATTTACAAACACAGATTGATGAGACACTTGAAGAGATAACCCCACGCTGTGTATTAGAACTTTTAGCCTTGCCTCTTGATGATGAGCATCGAGCACGGAGAGAGGAAGGTCTCCAAGGTGTCCGCAACATTCTGTGGACAGTTGGAGGTGGAGGAGCAGCAGCAATTGCTGGGAGTTTCACTCGTGAAGATTTCATGAACGAGGCATTCCTGCATATGAAAGCAGCCGAACAG GTCGAACTTTTTGTAGGAACCCCTAGTAATATTCCAGCTGAAAGTTTTGAGGCGTATGGGGTGGCACTTGCATTGGTTGCACAAGCCTTCGTAGGTAAAAAGCCACATCTTATCCAAGATGCTGATAACTTATTCAATCAACTTCAGCAAACTAAGGTAACAAATATTAGGAATGCTCCCTCTCTTTATACTCCCATGGAGATGGAGAAGAGAGAGGTTGATTTTGCATTAGAAAGGGGTCTGTGTGCACTGCTTGTTGGGGAGCTCGATCAGTGTAGGTCTTGGTTGGGACTTGATAGTGACAGCTCTCCTTATCGAAACCCATCTATTATTGACTTTATTATGGAAAATGCAAAGGGTGATGATGAAGACAGTGATCTTCCCGGACTATGTAAATTGTTGGAGACATGGTTGATGGAGGTGGTTTTCCCCAGGTTTAGAGATACTAAAGACACAAGCTTTAAGCTTGGAGATTACTATGATGACCCTACAGTGCTAAGCTATCTAGAGAAGCTGGAGGGTGCTGATCGTTCACCCCTGGCTGCTGCAGCAGCCGTAGCGAAAATTGGAGCTGAGGCTACTGCTGTTATAGGCCAGATCCAAGCTAGTGCAATTAAAGCATTGAAGAGGGTTTTTCCTGTTAGCCCCAATGATAAAATCTTGACACATTTAGAAAATGGTGAGAAGAATAATTCAAGCCTTTCTGAAAATGATGATCCCCTGACATTCTCAAATCAGGATACTTCAGTCGATGTTGAGGTTTCGGGAATAAAAAATACTGCTGAGATAAATGATGGAAATTTTATTACTGACGAAATTAAAAATGCTAGTGTGAGTATCATGTGTGCTGGTGTAGTCATTGGACTCATAACTTTAGCTGGTTTGAAGTTTTTACCTGCTAGACCCATTCTTCAAAAAGTGCCTGGTTCAGCAATTGCATCAGATACTATCAATATAG GAGATGAAGAATTAGTTGAGCAATTACCAAAAATGAATGCAAGGGTTGCAGAAGCAATAGTTCGCAAGTGGCAACACATCAAATCCCAAGCTTTTGGACCTGATCATTGCCTAGTAAGCTTGCAAGAG GTGTTGGATGGTGAAATGTTGAAGATATGGACTGATCGAGCAGCCGAGATTGCAGAGCTTGGTTGGTCCTATGACTACAACTTGGAGGATCTCAACATAGACAGTGTGACTATATCACAGAATGGACAACGCGCAGTGGTGGAAACAACTCTCAAAGAATCTACACACCTCACTGCTGTAGGTCATCCACAACATGATGCTTCTAACAGCAGAATCTACACAACAAGATATGAAATGTCTTTTTCAGGTTCAGGATGGAAAATTGTTGAAGGAGCTGTCCTTGAGTCATAA
- the LOC131596639 gene encoding B-box zinc finger protein 21-like, which produces MKIQCDVCNKNEASLFCTADEAALCNDCDHRVHHANKLASKHHRLSLHSPSPKQHPLCDICQERRAFVMCKQDRAILCKDCDSAIHSVNELTQKHDRFLLTGVKLSTTSTNSSSSSVSTTTTSVKSNLVPSSLIEKSTTVSQTSTLKNVDMEEGEEEGSGGSSISKYLIETLPGWQVDDFLDSSSVPFSFSKGDELFEENLDSFFPNSNIGIWVPQAPPPSLYSSSQIMTMGQNETKKNSNNKSSINRSRLRDDGNIFTVPQISPASSSKRTRYLW; this is translated from the exons atgaagatcCAATGCGACGTTTGCAACAAAAACGAAGCTTCATTATTCTGCACCGCCGATGAAGCCGCCTTATGCAACGACTGCGACCACCGTGTCCACCACGCCAACAAGCTTGCCTCCAAACACCACCGTCTCTCTCTTCACAGTCCTTCTCCTAAACAACACCCTCTCTGTGATATCTGCCAGGAGAGAAGAGCTTTTGTGATGTGTAAACAAGATAGAGCGATTCTGTGTAAAGACTGTGATTCAGCTATTCATTCTGTTAACGAACTTACGCAGAAACATGATAGGTTTCTTCTCACTGGTGTTAAGCTTTCGACTACTAGTACTAACTCTTCATCTTCATCAGTATCAACTACTACTACTAGTGTTAAGTCAAatcttgttccttcttctttgattGAAAAGTCAACCACTGTATCACAAACTTCAACTCTCAAAAACGTGGACatggaagaaggagaagaagaaggaagtgGTGGTTCAAGTATTTCTAAGTACTTGATTGAGACTCTACCTGGTTGGCAAGTTGATGATTTTCTAGATTCTTCTTCTGTTCCCTTTTCTTTCTCTAAG GGTGATGAACTGTTTGAAGAAAATCTTGATTCATTTTTTCCCAATAGTAATATTGGGATCTGGGTTCCTCAAGCTCCACCACCTTCTCTATATTCTTCTTCACAGATAATGACGATGGGGCAGAATGAGACCAAGAAAAACAGCAACAACAAAAGCAGCATCAACAGATCAAGGTTGAGGGATGATGGTAACATTTTCACAGTTCCACAGATTAGTCCTGCTTCCAGTTCCAAGAGGACAAGATATCTATGGTAG